From the Jilunia laotingensis genome, the window CAAACAAATCCATACCTGAACGGTTGACGCGAGTCACATTCACACCATACATGCTACGGAAGTGCATTTCACCTAACTTTTTACCGTTAATCTCTGATTTAGTAATCAGTATTCGACGAGACACCATCGGGGTGTCTTGCTTTTCCCAGTCTACTTGAACTTCTTTTCCGATAAAAGCTGTGATCGCTTCCGCGTCCTCTTCGGAACATACGATGTAAAGTTGGTCTCCCATATGGAATACAGTTTCATGGTTCGGTATATTGACATGCCCTTCGTGACGGATACGTGAACAGACGAACGAACGACCTAGAAACTCTTTTACTTGAATCAATTTTTTCCCATTGATGGACTCATTACGTACCTCAAGATTCATCAAATGCGGTTTATGTTTCAGATGCTCGGCATCTGCATTGCTTAGTTCCTCTTCTTCTTTGGCCATGTTCACGCGGAAGATGTAGCGTATGGCAATGATAGAGCCAATGATGCCGACTACACCGAGCGGATAAGCACATGCATACCCCAGCGCTATTTGCGGACCATTATAGTTGAGCTGGGTTAACGCTTCCTGTGCAGCACCAAGTCCCGGAGTGTTTGTCACTGCTCCGTATAAGATGCCCACCATCATTGGAAGCTCTATGCGACCATTAGCAATAAAATAGATTGTCAAGGCCACGGCAATATTCAGAGCTACGATACCTACGGCAAGCAGGTTTAATGTCATTCCTCCTTTCTTGAATGAAGAGAAGAAACCGGGGCCGACCTGCAGCCCGATGCAAAATACGAAGAGAATTAATCCGAATTCACGGATAAAATGCAGAATGTGCGTATCACCGGTAAATCCGAAGTGTCCCATCAGGATACCGGTGAATAAGACAAAGGTGACTCCCAATGACACTCCGAAGATCTTGATCTTTCCGAGAAGTACCCCGCCGGCAATCACAAAAGCATAAAGGAAGACGATGTGTGCCACGGAGTTGGAGTCCCATAATAAATTTTGTATCCAATCCATAGTAGTTTTTATAAATTGCCGCAAAATTAATTATAACGGTGGAGGTAATCAAATAAAACGTCTTTTTTATTTATCTGTGACATCTTGTAAGCCTTTAGTGCGA encodes:
- a CDS encoding putative transporter, whose product is MDWIQNLLWDSNSVAHIVFLYAFVIAGGVLLGKIKIFGVSLGVTFVLFTGILMGHFGFTGDTHILHFIREFGLILFVFCIGLQVGPGFFSSFKKGGMTLNLLAVGIVALNIAVALTIYFIANGRIELPMMVGILYGAVTNTPGLGAAQEALTQLNYNGPQIALGYACAYPLGVVGIIGSIIAIRYIFRVNMAKEEEELSNADAEHLKHKPHLMNLEVRNESINGKKLIQVKEFLGRSFVCSRIRHEGHVNIPNHETVFHMGDQLYIVCSEEDAEAITAFIGKEVQVDWEKQDTPMVSRRILITKSEINGKKLGEMHFRSMYGVNVTRVNRSGMDLFADPNLTLQVGDRVMTVGEQDAVERFANVLGNSLKRLDHPNIVTIFIGIFLGIFLGSLPIAFPGMPTPVKLGLAGGPLVVAILIGRFGYKLHLVTYTTMSANLMLREIGIVLFLASVGIEAGANFVNTVVEGDGLLYVGYGFLITVIPLLIIGAIARLYYKVNYYTLMGLIAGSNTDPPALAYSNQVSNNDAPSVGYSTVYPLTMFLRILAGQMILLLMM